Proteins from a single region of Candidatus Alcyoniella australis:
- a CDS encoding glycosyltransferase family 2 protein, producing the protein MVSAIVVSHNSERDLGQCLESLRDQTWPALELLVVDNASFDRSVQIAREAGAQVLGLPRNLGFSVANNAGVARCNGEYVLFINPDARLEPDFVALLVDALQTDPQAASAYGKLLKGPEGPLDSTGIVLGRARLQPTDRGEGEPDRGQYDTPRLRDEPLGPSAAAAIYRRAALDELAPDGEVFDEDFFAYYEDVDLAWRARNAGWRCLYEPRARGEHPRSGPRAHGTQIRRRADLNRLWLFLKNERYTWIELITVLPRQLIWETLRTLSRAVDDPGYLRFLISGLGLLPRMLRKRRSIRRRER; encoded by the coding sequence TTGGTAAGCGCGATTGTGGTCAGCCACAACAGCGAACGCGACCTCGGGCAGTGCCTGGAGTCGTTGCGGGACCAGACTTGGCCAGCGCTGGAGCTGCTGGTGGTCGACAACGCCAGCTTTGATCGCAGCGTTCAGATCGCGCGCGAGGCCGGGGCCCAGGTGTTGGGACTGCCGCGCAATCTGGGGTTCAGCGTTGCCAATAATGCCGGAGTGGCCCGCTGCAACGGCGAGTACGTGCTCTTTATCAATCCCGACGCCAGGCTCGAGCCGGATTTCGTCGCTCTGCTGGTCGACGCTTTGCAGACCGACCCGCAGGCGGCAAGCGCCTACGGCAAGCTGCTCAAGGGGCCCGAGGGTCCGCTGGACAGCACGGGGATCGTGCTGGGCCGCGCACGGTTGCAGCCGACCGATCGCGGTGAGGGCGAGCCCGACCGCGGCCAATACGACACGCCCCGGTTGCGCGACGAGCCGCTGGGTCCATCGGCCGCGGCCGCTATCTACCGCCGGGCGGCCCTGGACGAGCTGGCGCCGGACGGCGAGGTGTTCGACGAGGATTTCTTCGCCTACTACGAGGACGTGGACCTCGCCTGGCGCGCACGCAATGCGGGCTGGCGTTGTCTGTACGAACCCCGGGCGCGGGGCGAGCATCCGCGCAGCGGCCCGCGCGCTCACGGCACGCAGATCCGCCGCAGGGCCGATCTGAATCGCCTGTGGCTGTTTTTAAAGAACGAGAGATATACATGGATCGAGCTGATAACCGTGCTGCCCCGGCAGTTGATCTGGGAGACGCTGCGCACGCTGTCGCGGGCAGTGGACGACCCGGGCTACTTGCGGTTCCTGATCAGCGGGTTGGGACTGCTGCCGCGGATGCTGCGCAAACGCCGCTCGATCCGGCGGAGGGAGCGATGA
- a CDS encoding outer membrane beta-barrel protein, translating to MRNSITIGLAIILLCSTAALAAEGSRWQLGVQGGYSFLPLCNWNVDVQRAEQGVQQMDVDDDSYLDPSVFYGLSCAYSPRPGLIRYAVGLEADYSGFRGELRGDLELDGAPGSYDTKMFFSLWQAQLLAWLYFYEGRFTPYAALGPGLAYVHAEFDGEAQQVYAPQVTLAAGVDMYGADWVCFGLELRFNYAMDMQFDVDLNDTDSAEIELDYLPLSALMTAKFNLF from the coding sequence ATGAGAAACAGCATTACGATCGGATTGGCTATAATCCTGCTGTGTTCGACGGCAGCCCTGGCCGCCGAGGGCTCGCGCTGGCAGCTGGGCGTGCAAGGCGGGTACTCGTTTTTACCGCTCTGTAATTGGAACGTCGATGTCCAGCGCGCCGAACAAGGCGTGCAGCAGATGGACGTTGACGACGACAGCTATCTGGACCCCAGCGTGTTCTACGGGCTGAGCTGCGCCTACTCCCCAAGGCCGGGACTGATCCGCTACGCCGTGGGGCTCGAGGCCGACTACAGCGGATTTCGCGGCGAACTGCGCGGCGATTTGGAACTCGACGGCGCCCCGGGGAGCTACGACACCAAAATGTTTTTCAGCCTCTGGCAGGCTCAGCTGCTGGCCTGGCTCTATTTCTACGAAGGTCGCTTCACGCCCTACGCCGCGCTGGGCCCGGGCCTGGCCTATGTCCACGCCGAGTTCGATGGCGAGGCCCAGCAGGTCTACGCGCCCCAGGTCACGCTGGCCGCGGGCGTCGATATGTACGGCGCCGATTGGGTCTGCTTCGGCCTGGAGCTGCGTTTCAACTACGCGATGGACATGCAGTTCGACGTGGATCTCAACGACACGGACAGCGCCGAGATCGAGCTGGACTACCTTCCGCTGAGCGCACTGATGACCGCCAAGTTCAATCTGTTCTAA
- a CDS encoding FxLYD domain-containing protein: MALLLLLILCCCPAVAQAPTPSPTKGVLLFRYTNADGKYLYTDNYNAIPRELRDTAVRGTFLPDDSGQPPEDAPPGAELTGRIDHFDNTYRIESDYLYIQGKVRNGTNATVSSVKVRVTFFNSAGGTVRTESTLINPLELSPGAVGSYQLIFKMQPDIATFKTEINWKR; the protein is encoded by the coding sequence TTGGCGCTACTGCTGCTGCTGATCCTCTGCTGCTGCCCGGCCGTTGCGCAGGCGCCCACGCCCTCGCCTACCAAGGGTGTGCTGCTGTTTCGCTATACCAACGCCGACGGCAAGTACCTCTACACCGACAACTACAACGCGATCCCGCGCGAGCTGCGCGATACCGCGGTCCGCGGCACTTTCCTGCCCGATGACAGCGGCCAACCCCCCGAGGACGCGCCGCCGGGCGCGGAGCTGACCGGCCGCATCGACCACTTCGACAACACCTACCGCATCGAGAGCGACTATTTGTACATCCAGGGCAAGGTGCGCAACGGCACCAACGCCACGGTCTCCTCGGTCAAGGTGCGCGTAACGTTCTTCAATTCAGCGGGCGGCACGGTGCGCACCGAGTCGACGCTGATCAATCCGCTCGAGCTCTCGCCCGGCGCGGTGGGAAGCTATCAGTTGATCTTCAAGATGCAGCCGGACATCGCGACATTTAAAACCGAGATAAACTGGAAGAGATGA
- a CDS encoding SAM-dependent chlorinase/fluorinase: MRATKLVTLLSDFGPCDPYAGAMKGAVLAVDPSLQLVDITHQIEPQNVLAGALSLRAYAFVFPAGTVHLAVVDPEVGAERRPMVAQANGRMFVGPDNGLFTFVLGPQAEAFEIADPGVFRQPVSPVFHGRDIFGPAAGHLACGRSPATFGPRIDQPVRLMIPRPHSIDGGVEGEVMHIDCFGNLTTNVPSQLLSKFGPPQRLSVEIGGQLILGMCSNYSEAQHGGLLMLVGSAGFVEIAVNQGSAAKLMNVEVGHSLRIIGSQTND; encoded by the coding sequence ATGCGCGCCACAAAACTCGTCACCCTGTTGTCCGACTTCGGCCCCTGCGATCCCTACGCCGGCGCAATGAAAGGCGCGGTGCTCGCCGTGGATCCCTCGTTGCAGCTGGTGGATATCACGCACCAGATCGAGCCGCAGAACGTTCTGGCCGGCGCGCTGTCGTTACGGGCCTACGCCTTCGTCTTTCCCGCGGGCACCGTGCACCTAGCGGTGGTCGACCCCGAGGTCGGCGCGGAACGCAGGCCGATGGTGGCGCAGGCCAACGGCCGGATGTTCGTCGGCCCGGACAACGGGCTGTTTACCTTCGTACTCGGGCCCCAGGCCGAGGCGTTCGAGATCGCCGATCCCGGAGTGTTCCGCCAGCCGGTCTCGCCGGTGTTCCACGGCCGCGACATCTTCGGCCCGGCGGCCGGGCACCTGGCCTGCGGCCGCTCGCCCGCGACCTTCGGCCCGCGCATCGACCAACCGGTGCGGTTGATGATCCCGCGGCCGCACTCGATCGACGGCGGAGTCGAGGGCGAGGTGATGCACATCGATTGCTTCGGCAACCTGACCACCAACGTGCCCTCGCAGTTGCTGAGCAAGTTCGGGCCGCCCCAGCGGCTGTCGGTGGAGATCGGCGGGCAGCTGATCCTCGGGATGTGCAGCAACTATTCCGAGGCTCAACACGGCGGACTGCTGATGCTCGTGGGCTCGGCCGGATTCGTCGAGATCGCCGTCAACCAGGGCTCGGCGGCCAAACTAATGAACGTCGAGGTCGGCCACAGCCTACGCATTATCGGTAGCCAGACCAACGACTGA
- a CDS encoding phospholipase D-like domain-containing protein, whose protein sequence is MRSPQISLARVAALAFIPLLIVCCAPVQTGYYRFNQDPYSELFIDLLNDVCDEPMVGGNYVELLVNGVEILPGMLEAIENAEHSVNLESYIIYDDEVGHQFAEALIRKAEQGVAVRLMFDYFGGKLSDPWIEALKRAGVEVVNFNPFHWYAMLKGDFRTHRKLMVIDGRIGFAGGVCLANEWRGDADAPDHWRDTHVRVEGPVVHQMQDLFWRNWTRAGKLSDYSEDYYPYIPPKGDMLCGVVGRFEQGRGSRIREMFLLPLAASQENYWASIAYFTPDYDVISAFSDAVDRGVDIRFIVPGEANDLPMVRRLSMKYYGRMLKEGVRIFEYQGTNMHAKTVTCDGVWSTVGSSNMNNRAFVHNAENNLVIYDEEFALQMEQLYRLDLARSREISLAEWKTRPLRKRFYEQIWGILEGWM, encoded by the coding sequence ATGCGTTCGCCGCAAATCAGCCTTGCGCGCGTCGCAGCCCTGGCGTTTATCCCGCTGCTGATCGTCTGCTGCGCCCCGGTGCAGACCGGCTACTACCGTTTTAACCAGGACCCCTACTCCGAGCTGTTCATCGATCTGCTCAACGACGTATGCGACGAGCCGATGGTCGGCGGCAACTACGTCGAACTGCTGGTCAACGGAGTCGAGATTTTGCCGGGCATGCTCGAGGCCATCGAAAATGCCGAGCACAGCGTGAATCTCGAGAGCTACATCATTTACGACGACGAGGTCGGTCACCAGTTCGCCGAGGCGCTGATCCGCAAAGCCGAGCAGGGCGTGGCCGTGCGGCTGATGTTCGACTACTTCGGCGGCAAGCTCAGCGATCCGTGGATCGAGGCGCTCAAACGCGCGGGGGTCGAGGTGGTCAACTTCAATCCCTTCCATTGGTACGCAATGCTCAAGGGCGACTTCCGCACCCATCGCAAGCTGATGGTGATCGACGGCCGCATCGGCTTTGCCGGCGGAGTCTGCTTGGCCAACGAATGGCGCGGAGATGCCGACGCTCCGGACCACTGGCGCGATACCCACGTGCGCGTCGAGGGGCCGGTGGTGCATCAGATGCAGGATCTGTTCTGGCGCAACTGGACGCGCGCGGGCAAGCTCTCCGACTACTCCGAAGATTACTACCCCTACATCCCGCCCAAAGGCGACATGCTCTGCGGAGTGGTCGGACGTTTCGAGCAGGGGCGCGGCAGCCGCATCCGCGAGATGTTCCTGCTGCCGCTGGCCGCCAGCCAGGAGAACTACTGGGCGTCGATTGCCTACTTCACCCCGGACTACGACGTGATCAGCGCGTTCTCCGACGCCGTGGATCGCGGCGTGGACATCCGCTTTATCGTGCCCGGCGAGGCCAACGACCTGCCGATGGTGCGGCGGCTGTCGATGAAGTACTACGGCCGAATGCTCAAAGAGGGCGTGCGGATTTTCGAGTACCAGGGGACCAACATGCACGCCAAGACCGTGACCTGCGACGGCGTGTGGTCCACGGTCGGCTCGTCGAACATGAACAACCGCGCATTCGTGCACAATGCCGAGAACAACCTGGTGATTTACGACGAGGAGTTCGCCCTGCAAATGGAGCAGCTCTATCGCCTGGACCTGGCGCGCAGCCGCGAGATCTCGTTGGCCGAGTGGAAAACCCGACCGTTGCGCAAGCGCTTCTACGAACAGATCTGGGGCATCCTCGAGGGCTGGATGTAG